Proteins from one Hyperolius riggenbachi isolate aHypRig1 chromosome 4, aHypRig1.pri, whole genome shotgun sequence genomic window:
- the RRM2 gene encoding ribonucleoside-diphosphate reductase subunit M2 has product MMSTRQPLSSVNDNASPIKKLSLTDKENTPPSLSNTRVLASKTARKIFLEAEDEQLKTKEHRNRSIQDEPLLRDNPHRFVIFPIQYHDIWQMYKKAEASFWTAEEVDLSKDLLHWESLKEDEKWFISHVLAFFAASDGIVNENLVERFSKEVQVTEARCFYGFQIAMENIHSEMYSLLIDTYIKDPKEREYLFNAIETLPCVKKKADWALRWISDTNSTYGERVVAFAAVEGIFFSGSFAAIFWLKKRGLMPGLTFSNELISRDEGLHTDFACLMFKHLVHKPSEARVRELVTDAVKIEQEFLTDALPVKLIGMNCELMKQYIEFVADRLLLELGFNKLFRVENPFDFMENISLEGKTNFFEKKVGEYQKMGVMSKTADHTFTLDADF; this is encoded by the exons ATGATGTCCACACGCCAGCCACTCTCCTCTGTGAATGACAATGCTTCCCCCATCAAGAAGCTGAGCCTGACTGACAAGGAGAACACG ccaCCTTCACTGAGTAACACCAGGGTCCTGGCTAGCAAGACAGCCCGTAAGATCTTCCTGGAGGCTGAAGATGAGCAG CTTAAGACTAAGGAACACAGGAACCGAAGTATTCAAGATGAACCTCTCTTGAGGGATAACCCCCACCGCTTTGTCATTTTTCCAATCCAATATCATGACATCTGGCAGATGTACAAGAAAGCTGAAGCTTCATTCTGGACTGCAGAAGAG GTTGATCTGTCAAAAGACCTTTTGCACTGGGAGTCATTGAAAGAGGATGAGAAGTGGTTTATTTCCCATGTCTTGGCCTTCTTTGCTGCCAGTGATGGCATTGTAAATGAGAACTTG GTTGAGAGGTTCAGTAAAGAAGTTCAAGTCACAGAAGCGCGTTGTTTTTATGGCTTCCAAATTGCAATGGAGAACATTCATTCAGAGATGTACAGTCTGCTTATTGACACCTATATCAAAGATCCCAAAGAAAG AGAGTACCTGTTCAATGCCATCGAAACGCTGCCATGTGTGAAAAAGAAGGCTGACTGGGCACTCCGCTGGATTAGTGACACAAATTCAACCTATG GTGAGCGAGTTGTGGCATTTGCGGCAGTAGAAGGCATCTTTTTCTCTGGGTCTTTTGCAGCCATCTTCTGGCTGAAGAAACGAGGGCTGATGCCTGGACTGACATTCTCTAATGAACTCATCAGCAGAGATGAG GGTTTACACACAGACTTTGCATGCCTCATGTTCAAGCATCTTGTACACAAACCATCAGAAGCTCGTGTCCGGGAGCTTGTGACTGATGCTGTCAAGATTGAGCAG GAATTCTTGACCGATGCCCTGCCGGTAAAACTGATTGGCATGAACTGTGAATTAATGAAGCAATACATTGAATTTGTAGCAGATCGCCTCTTGCTGGAGCTGGGTTTTAACAAG CTATTCAGGGTAGAAAATCCTTTCGACTTTATGGAGAACATCTCATTAGAAGGAAAAACCAACTTCTTTGAGAAGAAGGTTGGAGAATACCAGAAGATGGGAGTTATGTCCAAGACAGCAGATCACACATTCACTCTGGATGCTGACTTTTAA